A genomic stretch from Lysobacter soyae includes:
- the map gene encoding type I methionyl aminopeptidase: MSISIKSEQDIESMRIAGRLASEVLDLMTEHVRPGISTAELDRIAHDHIVNVQKGIPANVGYRGFPKTLCTSVNNVICHGIPNEGKVLKDGDIVNIDVTVIKDGWHGDTSRMYFVGTPSVMAKRLVETTYAAMWQGIRQVRPGATLGDIGAAIQAYVEAERFSVVREYCGHGIGKIYHEDPQVLHYGNAGEGLVLKKGMTFTIEPMVNEGSFRTKLLPDGWTVVTRDRSLSAQWEHMLAVTDDGFDVLTLSAGSPPPP, from the coding sequence ATGAGTATTTCGATCAAATCCGAGCAAGACATCGAATCCATGCGCATCGCCGGCCGTCTGGCCAGCGAGGTCCTGGATTTGATGACCGAACACGTCCGTCCCGGCATCAGCACTGCCGAGCTCGACCGTATCGCCCACGACCACATCGTCAATGTCCAAAAGGGTATCCCGGCCAACGTCGGTTACCGCGGCTTCCCGAAGACCTTGTGCACGTCGGTGAACAACGTGATCTGCCACGGGATCCCCAACGAAGGGAAGGTTCTGAAGGACGGCGACATCGTCAATATCGACGTCACGGTCATCAAGGATGGCTGGCACGGTGATACCAGCCGGATGTATTTCGTCGGCACGCCGTCGGTGATGGCCAAGCGGTTGGTCGAAACCACCTACGCAGCGATGTGGCAGGGTATTCGCCAAGTCCGTCCGGGTGCGACCTTGGGCGATATCGGCGCCGCGATCCAAGCCTATGTTGAAGCCGAGCGATTTAGCGTGGTGCGCGAGTACTGCGGCCACGGGATCGGCAAGATCTATCACGAAGACCCGCAGGTATTGCACTACGGAAACGCCGGCGAAGGTCTCGTGCTTAAAAAGGGCATGACCTTCACCATCGAACCGATGGTCAATGAAGGCAGCTTCCGGACCAAGCTGTTGCCGGATGGTTGGACCGTGGTCACGCGCGATCGCTCGTTGTCCGCACAGTGGGAGCACATGTTGGCCGTCACCGATGACGGATTCGATGTGTTGACGCTGTCGGCAGGTTCGCCGCCGCCTCCGTGA